The proteins below are encoded in one region of Clostridium estertheticum:
- a CDS encoding sigma-54-dependent transcriptional regulator, whose translation MGKILVIDDEEYIGWIIKKAFEGTDNEVYLTLNAKEGILEVQKSNFDVVFLDLRLKDMDGMVVLEKLKKIQKDIAVIIITAHGSIDTAIESMKKGAYDYITKPFDIEELIIQAEKAMELSHLRYEVNYLRSAEAKRLKNEDFISKNEKLNFIYKSINKIASSAATVLITGESGTGKELMARKIHKLSGRSKEPFIILNCGILSDDLAQREIFGVPKEVNGNNDSRKLGKLELANHGTIFLGDVGEMSLNMQVKFLRVIEEKEIQNAYGNGNFKIDVRVIASTNNDLVGAIEAGTFREDFYYKLNVVPINIPPLRDRKEDISELLHLFIKKYDLYRKIKGIIPEAMKLLKNYHWPGNIRELENVVERIVILATEPYIKAVDLPLEILGLRKKSKETIIYFPEEGINLENVERELIIKALGMSGYNQSKTAGLLGITRSALIYRMQKYNIN comes from the coding sequence TTGGGTAAAATTTTAGTTATCGACGATGAAGAATATATAGGTTGGATTATAAAAAAGGCCTTTGAAGGGACTGATAATGAAGTTTATTTAACACTTAACGCAAAGGAAGGAATACTTGAAGTACAAAAGTCGAATTTTGATGTAGTATTCTTAGATTTAAGGCTAAAAGACATGGATGGTATGGTTGTTCTTGAGAAGCTTAAAAAAATACAAAAGGATATAGCAGTTATAATAATTACTGCGCATGGAAGCATTGATACAGCTATTGAGAGTATGAAAAAAGGAGCCTATGATTATATAACAAAACCTTTCGATATAGAAGAGTTAATAATTCAAGCAGAAAAGGCAATGGAACTTTCGCATCTTCGCTATGAGGTTAATTATTTAAGAAGTGCTGAAGCTAAGAGATTAAAAAATGAAGATTTTATAAGTAAAAATGAAAAATTGAATTTTATTTATAAATCAATAAATAAAATAGCGAGTAGCGCTGCTACAGTTCTTATAACTGGGGAGAGTGGAACTGGGAAGGAATTAATGGCTAGGAAGATACATAAGCTAAGTGGTCGCTCAAAGGAGCCATTTATAATTCTGAATTGTGGAATATTATCAGATGATTTGGCGCAGCGAGAGATCTTTGGTGTCCCCAAAGAGGTTAATGGTAACAACGATTCACGAAAGCTTGGTAAACTGGAGCTTGCGAATCATGGAACAATATTTCTTGGTGACGTTGGTGAAATGAGCCTTAACATGCAGGTAAAGTTCTTAAGGGTAATTGAAGAAAAAGAAATTCAAAATGCATATGGCAATGGAAATTTTAAAATTGATGTAAGGGTTATTGCATCAACAAATAATGATTTAGTAGGGGCAATAGAAGCGGGTACTTTTCGAGAAGATTTTTATTATAAATTAAATGTCGTTCCTATTAATATACCACCACTACGGGATAGAAAAGAAGACATAAGTGAACTTCTTCATTTATTCATTAAAAAATATGATCTTTATAGAAAGATAAAAGGAATTATTCCAGAAGCTATGAAACTTCTTAAAAATTATCATTGGCCTGGCAATATACGTGAACTTGAAAATGTTGTGGAGAGAATTGTTATATTAGCGACTGAGCCTTACATAAAGGCAGTAGATCTTCCATTAGAAATTCTTGGCCTTCGTAAAAAATCAAAGGAAACTATTATATATTTTCCAGAGGAAGGTATAAATCTTGAAAATGTAGAACGGGAACTTATTATTAAAGCATTAGGTATGAGTGGTTATAACCAAAGTAAGACGGCTGGACTTCTTGGAATCACAAGGTCAGCCTTGATTTATAGAATGCAAAAATACAATATAAATTAA